One window of Leptotrichia sp. oral taxon 498 genomic DNA carries:
- the asrA gene encoding anaerobic sulfite reductase subunit AsrA — MKISLDYENFNAALSKLSKEYEIYAPIEIPYRGTFSDTPVIRYSKINKVEEICFDKKSHFSAKEIMLPITQTMFYFTGDECKMPEEQDKKYLIFLRSCDFHGVKRVDEIYLNNKFLDIYYKRVRDKVKFVVFGCPNSFENCFCVDMGTNKTDKYNLGIKVTENEIFVDIKDDEMKEFFEETQNKEKDFEMEFVTDNEIHVDIPDNIELSDIINLDLWREYDSRCIACGKCNFVCPTCTCTTTQDIFYSENDNNGERRRVWASCHVNGFTDMAGGHSFRQRHGDRMRFKVMHKISDFKKRFGYQMCTGCGRCDDACPEYISFSNCINKLSAELKRISKEKRGEI; from the coding sequence ATGAAAATAAGTTTAGATTACGAAAATTTTAATGCAGCACTTTCAAAATTGAGCAAAGAATATGAAATCTATGCTCCGATTGAAATACCGTATCGTGGAACTTTTTCTGATACGCCTGTTATCAGATATTCAAAAATAAATAAAGTGGAAGAAATTTGCTTTGATAAAAAATCGCATTTTTCAGCAAAGGAAATAATGCTTCCTATAACTCAAACAATGTTCTATTTTACTGGTGACGAGTGTAAAATGCCAGAAGAACAGGATAAAAAATATTTAATATTTTTAAGAAGCTGTGATTTTCATGGAGTAAAAAGAGTGGATGAAATTTACTTAAATAACAAATTTTTAGATATTTATTATAAAAGAGTGAGGGATAAAGTTAAATTTGTCGTATTTGGATGTCCAAATTCATTTGAAAATTGTTTTTGCGTGGATATGGGAACTAACAAAACTGATAAATATAATTTGGGAATTAAAGTTACAGAAAATGAAATTTTTGTTGATATAAAAGACGACGAAATGAAAGAGTTTTTTGAAGAAACACAAAATAAAGAAAAAGATTTTGAAATGGAATTTGTAACTGACAATGAAATTCATGTAGATATTCCAGACAATATTGAACTTTCCGATATTATAAATTTAGATTTATGGCGTGAATATGACAGCCGTTGCATAGCTTGTGGAAAATGTAACTTTGTCTGTCCAACTTGTACTTGTACGACGACGCAAGATATTTTTTACAGCGAGAATGACAATAATGGTGAGCGGAGAAGAGTGTGGGCTTCGTGCCATGTAAATGGATTTACTGATATGGCTGGTGGTCATTCGTTTAGACAAAGACATGGAGATAGAATGAGATTTAAAGTTATGCATAAAATTTCTGACTTTAAAAAGAGATTTGGGTACCAGATGTGTACTGGTTGTGGACGATGTGATGATGCTTGCCCTGAATACATTTCATTCTCAAACTGCATAAATAAATTAAGTGCGGAACTAAAGAGAATTTCCAAAGAAAAAAGGGGTGAAATCTAA